A region of Ochrobactrum quorumnocens DNA encodes the following proteins:
- the aroQ gene encoding type II 3-dehydroquinate dehydratase yields the protein MVKTVFVLNGPNLNLLGKREPGIYGVATLDDIEASCKREAEQLGLEVDFRQTNYEGDLVSWIQEAGDKNAYVLINPAAYSHTSVAIHDAIRSAKVTVVEVHLSNIHAREAFRHHSYVSAVAKGVICGFGAEGYLLGLRALAAIAKEEENNGQSVKGA from the coding sequence ATGGTGAAAACAGTTTTTGTTCTGAATGGCCCCAATCTCAATCTTCTAGGGAAGCGTGAGCCTGGCATATACGGTGTGGCAACGCTCGATGATATCGAAGCGAGCTGCAAGCGTGAGGCTGAACAACTGGGTCTTGAGGTCGATTTTCGCCAGACCAATTATGAAGGTGATCTGGTTAGCTGGATTCAGGAAGCGGGTGATAAAAACGCCTATGTCCTGATTAACCCAGCTGCTTACAGCCACACTTCGGTTGCTATTCATGATGCAATCCGCTCGGCCAAAGTTACGGTCGTGGAAGTGCATCTGTCGAACATTCATGCGCGTGAAGCTTTCCGGCATCACTCCTATGTCTCCGCAGTCGCCAAAGGCGTCATCTGCGGCTTTGGCGCGGAAGGATACCTGCTCGGCCTGCGCGCACTCGCGGCAATTGCCAAAGAAGAAGAAAACAACGGGCAAAGCGTAAAAGGGGCCTAA